One genomic segment of Chloroflexota bacterium includes these proteins:
- a CDS encoding helix-hairpin-helix domain-containing protein: MEVEDKLKDLSAAAKYDICGYSGVRDFLPSPQRFIYRSTLPGGGSVCLFKVLLTNVCMNDCAYCTNRVARDFPRRAFRPEELARVFMQLYQRRMVRGLFLSSGVADNPTRTMEAMVNTVEILRHRYGFTGYIHLKILPGAAFDCVAEGCKLADRVSVNMEAPTVKHLARLSKRKDLHQNIVAPMQWVKKLMASDERLVPSGQTTQFVVGAAGESDLDILRTTSALYHEVELRRTYFSPFRPVRDSPLEGLPPANPLRAHRLYQSDWLLRIYGFPLKEVELALGEKGNLSLRKDPKLVIAENQPWLFPVDINRASHEELLRVPGVGPISAQRIIESRREHSIDSMLQLRKMRVVTSRAAAYIWFQGMLEWEKQASFIPNLDELDESEPSLAGALG, from the coding sequence ATGGAGGTTGAAGATAAACTCAAGGATTTATCGGCGGCGGCGAAGTACGACATCTGCGGCTACAGCGGCGTGCGCGATTTTCTGCCCTCGCCGCAGCGGTTCATCTACCGTTCCACGCTGCCCGGCGGTGGCTCGGTCTGCCTTTTCAAGGTGCTGCTGACCAACGTCTGCATGAATGACTGTGCCTACTGCACCAATCGCGTTGCCAGGGACTTTCCCCGCCGCGCCTTCCGCCCCGAGGAACTGGCCAGGGTATTCATGCAGCTCTACCAGCGGAGAATGGTGCGGGGGCTATTTCTGAGTTCCGGGGTCGCCGATAACCCGACGCGCACCATGGAAGCCATGGTCAACACGGTGGAAATCCTGCGCCACCGCTATGGTTTTACCGGTTACATTCACCTCAAAATCCTGCCCGGCGCAGCCTTCGACTGTGTTGCCGAAGGGTGCAAACTGGCCGACCGTGTTTCCGTAAATATGGAAGCTCCGACAGTAAAGCATCTCGCCAGGCTGAGCAAGCGGAAGGACCTGCATCAGAACATCGTGGCGCCGATGCAGTGGGTGAAAAAGCTGATGGCGTCGGATGAAAGGCTGGTGCCTTCCGGACAGACGACGCAGTTTGTCGTCGGGGCGGCGGGTGAAAGCGATTTAGATATACTGCGCACTACCTCGGCCCTCTACCACGAGGTGGAATTGCGGAGGACCTATTTCAGTCCTTTCCGACCGGTCAGGGACTCGCCGCTGGAGGGTCTGCCACCAGCCAATCCGCTGCGTGCCCACCGACTCTACCAGTCGGACTGGCTGCTCAGAATCTACGGCTTCCCGCTAAAAGAGGTGGAGCTGGCGCTCGGTGAGAAAGGTAACCTCTCCCTGAGGAAGGACCCGAAGCTGGTCATCGCCGAAAACCAGCCCTGGCTGTTCCCGGTGGACATAAACCGGGCGAGCCATGAGGAGCTGCTCCGCGTGCCCGGCGTCGGCCCGATATCGGCACAGCGGATAATCGAATCAAGGCGCGAACACAGCATCGATTCCATGTTGCAGTTAAGGAAGATGCGGGTGGTAACGTCAAGGGCCGCCGCTTACATCTGGTTTCAGGGCATGCTGGAATGGGAGAAACAGGCGTCGTTCATCCCTAACCTCGATGAACTGGACGAGTCCGAACCTTCGCTGGCCGGCGCCCTGGGCTAA
- a CDS encoding acyl--CoA ligase, producing MNMFQNKLHLLSTGVPVTSLSPYSNPFQEYKVAFEDREQPFLEYYSFAGKLVKKRTLTRGEFWNLACSGARYLSDNGVAKGDRLLHCFSCNNLYDPVFRLASVLVGCVPVTVNWQADDNERIAAKAKITGAKFIIFDEEFASRIEAIRSKSRIKAALEAGKLESYGNMSTWEPPALNQDDEKIIIFTSGTTGEPKGVSLSYGNYLANKLTFEQYFGVSETTQLDILLVNPLHHTNSTAFLDWAMRRGGTKIHLLQRYSTLYWKILVDVARQKRDLLIAPMVSRHIDFLEELHNRSELPVEVDEIKSALSATDMMIGSAPVGPTTIKRVLTFSDHLPIVRFGSTETCLQVMATPRTLSQNELAKAFEAGWSHCYQGESTVGYYIGRDHPPFTRIQAVRSIDPGSKGYLQPCDVGEPGYLVTQGPNIMSSYVGDDEAAESVFREGWYTGLRDIVFALENEADGQLDYYWVTRDSALLIRSGANYSYDQVAAELSKVLIEDFDLKTEQFKLSVIGLRVESEHEDSCCVTIELSPEVVDKQRELEADFINKARARVRKGFWPDYVRFAEIPTNFKGLVLLPELRQDYRQSLEAKGLTIYNT from the coding sequence ATGAATATGTTTCAGAATAAGTTACATCTTTTAAGCACCGGCGTACCGGTTACTTCCCTGAGCCCTTATTCAAATCCCTTTCAAGAGTATAAGGTAGCCTTTGAGGACCGGGAGCAGCCTTTCCTTGAATACTATTCCTTTGCTGGAAAACTGGTAAAGAAAAGGACCCTGACCAGAGGAGAGTTCTGGAATCTGGCCTGTTCTGGCGCCAGATATCTCTCAGATAACGGCGTAGCAAAAGGCGACCGTTTATTACATTGTTTTTCCTGTAACAATCTGTACGACCCAGTATTCAGGCTTGCTTCCGTCCTGGTGGGATGTGTTCCGGTGACGGTGAACTGGCAAGCCGACGATAATGAACGCATCGCTGCCAAAGCCAAGATAACAGGAGCAAAGTTTATCATTTTTGATGAAGAGTTTGCCAGCCGAATAGAAGCGATACGGTCGAAATCCCGTATCAAAGCTGCCCTTGAAGCCGGTAAACTTGAATCATATGGAAATATGAGTACATGGGAACCTCCCGCGCTAAACCAGGATGACGAAAAAATAATCATTTTCACGTCCGGCACTACCGGGGAGCCCAAAGGAGTGAGCCTTTCATACGGGAACTATCTGGCTAATAAACTCACTTTTGAGCAGTATTTTGGCGTATCGGAAACGACGCAACTGGATATTTTATTGGTTAATCCTCTGCATCATACTAACTCGACAGCTTTCCTGGACTGGGCTATGCGGCGTGGTGGAACGAAAATACACCTCCTGCAACGCTATTCCACGCTTTACTGGAAGATACTGGTAGACGTGGCACGACAAAAGCGTGACCTGCTCATTGCCCCTATGGTTTCACGGCATATCGATTTCCTGGAAGAACTCCATAATCGCTCAGAACTGCCGGTTGAAGTGGATGAGATAAAAAGCGCTCTCAGCGCAACCGATATGATGATTGGTTCGGCTCCGGTCGGTCCGACCACAATCAAACGCGTACTTACTTTCAGCGACCACCTGCCCATTGTTCGTTTCGGCTCAACCGAAACCTGCCTTCAGGTTATGGCAACGCCAAGGACGTTATCCCAAAATGAGCTTGCCAAAGCGTTTGAAGCTGGTTGGTCGCATTGTTACCAGGGGGAAAGTACCGTCGGTTATTACATCGGCCGAGACCACCCCCCTTTCACACGTATCCAAGCCGTAAGGTCTATCGACCCGGGAAGCAAAGGTTATCTTCAGCCTTGCGATGTTGGGGAACCCGGTTACCTGGTCACACAGGGTCCGAATATTATGAGCAGCTATGTGGGCGATGACGAAGCTGCCGAGTCTGTTTTTCGCGAGGGATGGTACACAGGCCTGCGGGACATCGTCTTCGCCTTGGAAAATGAAGCGGACGGACAACTGGACTATTACTGGGTGACCAGAGATTCGGCACTTCTCATTCGCAGTGGTGCCAATTATTCCTATGACCAGGTTGCTGCCGAGCTATCCAAAGTATTGATTGAAGACTTCGACTTAAAAACGGAGCAATTCAAATTATCTGTAATAGGCCTACGGGTTGAAAGCGAACACGAAGACAGTTGCTGTGTTACCATTGAGCTCAGCCCAGAGGTCGTCGATAAACAGAGAGAACTGGAAGCTGATTTTATAAACAAAGCTCGTGCAAGGGTTCGCAAAGGTTTCTGGCCTGATTATGTCCGCTTTGCCGAAATTCCGACGAACTTCAAGGGCCTTGTCCTTCTTCCGGAATTGAGACAGGATTACAGGCAATCACTGGAGGCAAAAGGGCTGACAATATATAATACCTGA
- a CDS encoding aminotransferase class I/II-fold pyridoxal phosphate-dependent enzyme: MDLSRITQQFTESIIRDMTRVALRHPGSINLAQGFPDFPAPESIKRAAIEAIQRDVNQYAITWGSPSLREAIADRIRRYNNIEADPDKNITVTCGSTEAMMASLKAIINPGDEIIIFEPFYENYGPDCLLSGATPRYIRLRPPDWSFDFDELENLFNSKTKAIVINTPNNPTGKVFSEEELRFIAGLCLQYDAIAVTDEIYEHILYDGHVHLSIASFPEMADRSITINSISKTYSLTGWRVGWAIASDRITREIRKVHDFMTVGAAAPLQEGAAFALSLGEDYYRWLAEFYQNARDTLYYSILETELYPYKPAGAYYIMCECADFMQRHQLPNSLELAYFLVKNIGIATVPGSSFYSDPSYGQLQIRFCFCKNPETLQKAQTYLSKISKPKRGRHTGSQSETDRA; this comes from the coding sequence ATGGACTTATCCAGGATTACCCAGCAGTTTACCGAGAGCATCATACGGGATATGACAAGGGTGGCGTTGCGACATCCCGGCAGTATCAATCTGGCTCAGGGATTCCCAGACTTCCCCGCACCCGAATCCATTAAACGCGCCGCAATTGAAGCCATCCAGAGAGATGTCAATCAGTATGCCATCACCTGGGGAAGCCCTTCGCTCCGAGAAGCGATTGCAGACCGGATTCGTCGTTACAATAACATTGAGGCAGACCCGGACAAGAATATCACCGTAACCTGCGGCTCGACCGAAGCCATGATGGCATCTCTCAAGGCAATCATTAATCCCGGCGATGAAATCATAATTTTCGAGCCATTCTATGAAAACTATGGACCAGATTGCCTCCTTTCCGGGGCAACGCCGCGATATATTCGATTGAGACCGCCGGACTGGTCTTTTGATTTTGACGAACTGGAAAACCTTTTCAACTCAAAAACCAAGGCAATCGTCATCAATACCCCCAATAACCCTACCGGGAAAGTATTCAGTGAAGAAGAACTTCGTTTCATCGCCGGGCTTTGCCTTCAATATGACGCCATAGCCGTCACCGATGAGATATATGAACATATTCTGTATGACGGTCACGTACACCTATCGATTGCCTCCTTTCCCGAGATGGCAGACCGGTCAATTACCATAAATTCAATCTCGAAAACCTATTCTCTGACCGGGTGGCGGGTTGGTTGGGCCATTGCCAGCGACAGGATAACGAGAGAGATAAGGAAGGTCCACGATTTCATGACCGTGGGCGCGGCGGCCCCCCTGCAGGAGGGCGCGGCTTTTGCTTTATCGCTGGGTGAAGACTACTATCGATGGCTGGCAGAATTCTATCAGAATGCCAGAGATACCCTGTATTATTCCATCTTGGAAACCGAACTGTACCCGTACAAACCGGCCGGGGCTTACTACATCATGTGTGAGTGTGCTGACTTCATGCAGCGACATCAACTTCCGAATTCCCTGGAGCTTGCCTATTTCCTGGTAAAGAATATCGGAATCGCTACGGTGCCGGGAAGTTCGTTTTATTCCGACCCCAGCTACGGACAATTGCAGATTCGGTTTTGTTTTTGTAAGAACCCTGAGACGCTTCAAAAAGCACAGACTTATCTTTCCAAAATATCGAAACCAAAACGTGGCCGTCATACCGGGAGCCAGTCTGAGACGGACCGGGCCTGA